The Dehalococcoidia bacterium genome includes the window GCAGGTCCCGGGCCATGTGCAAAGCGTTCTCGGCCCGGGCCCTGGCCTGGGCAGCGATGGCCTGCCGGAGGAGGTCTCGCCGTCGCTCCAGGTCACGGGTGCCTATGGCCAACTCCAAGTAATGCTGACTCAGGGCCTCGGCGGCCAGGCGGGCGGCGGCGGCCCCGTCGGGGTCACGATGCCAAACTCCGTCACGGTAGACCATCCAACCCCAACTGGCCACCCAACATATGCGCCCCCGCAGCCGCTCGGCCACGATGCGGGCGTGGTTCAAGTCGGAAGCGGCCTCGGCCAACTCCCTCTCCAGCGGCTCAGCGAGCAGGGCGGCGGGGCTGCCGTTGCTGGGCAGGTTCGGATAAGGCGGGTAATTGACCATGCTCCTGGCGATGGCCTGCACCTCCCGCTCCGGCAGGGGCGGCTGGCAGCGGCGCTTATTCTCAAGCAGGAGGGCGGCCTCGATGGCGTCCACACCCAGCCCCGCCGAGCGTAGCCTCCCCGCCAGGCTAACCAAGTGAGTATGGCGCCGCCCCTCCGGAACCGGCTCACCGTCCCACTGCCACTCCCGCCCCCCATCGCTCCCCTCCCCTAGCAGCCAGGCAGGGAGGGGCGCCAGGGGCAGGTCGTCCAGCGACCGCCCCAGCTCCCACTCGTAGCGCTGGCCTGAGGGGTGGACGCTAGGTGGGGCCACCACGTAGCCCCCCGCGCCCTTCAAGTCCAGCCCTGGGGCCACCTTGCGGGTGCGGATGGTCGCACCCGGGGGGAGGGCGAAGTAGTAGTGCTGGCCGCCCCCGCCGGTGATGACACTTGGTGTGTCGGGCAAGGGACCATGGCGGGCCTCCAGGTCCCGCAGCGAT containing:
- a CDS encoding bifunctional DNA primase/polymerase encodes the protein MRPERGGPHQPGGGGGGAGSGADLGPGFKGNTLVAAATTYAAKGWAVFPLRPCGKEPLTAHGFRDATTDPEAIAEWWRRWPEANVAIATGSPSGVVVLDVDPRNGGDESLRDLEARHGPLPDTPSVITGGGGQHYYFALPPGATIRTRKVAPGLDLKGAGGYVVAPPSVHPSGQRYEWELGRSLDDLPLAPLPAWLLGEGSDGGREWQWDGEPVPEGRRHTHLVSLAGRLRSAGLGVDAIEAALLLENKRRCQPPLPEREVQAIARSMVNYPPYPNLPSNGSPAALLAEPLERELAEAASDLNHARIVAERLRGRICWVASWGWMVYRDGVWHRDPDGAAAARLAAEALSQHYLELAIGTRDLERRRDLLRQAIAAQARARAENALHMARDLLRAEPQDFDARPGLLCAKNGVIDLTTGQLLPPSPDYRFTRQTAVAYDPEAQAPQWEAFLQQVFLGNEAIIRFVQRLLGRLCQEVCVDLCVRGA